A single genomic interval of Streptomyces sp. BA2 harbors:
- a CDS encoding glycoside hydrolase family 16 protein, with protein sequence MGSHAAASRRRPVVLAALGTTLLAALLSVPSAGGAPRSADACGSVGTELPRGDCGPFWQVVAEDFNGDRVPLGAFSDCDHHADTSAAYCEGLEGSYRDNWWAYPTGWRDTSNDRGRDVVGVYHPEDTVSVGPAENGDGRMRIRMWRPADGGPVHAAAVVPRAVMQMKYGKYSARIKVTKPAPGYKSAWLHYGGGCEMDHPEGNWSGSLTAFHHPCGGGEQGYFRGADEWTEWHTVSTEWTPGNVRFFVDGRETGHDTRGVPDHPLSWVLQNESALEGPGAEPGSSAQLEITWVAAYAYDWK encoded by the coding sequence ATGGGATCACACGCGGCGGCGAGCCGGCGCAGGCCGGTCGTGCTCGCGGCGCTCGGCACCACACTGCTCGCCGCCCTGCTTTCCGTCCCCAGCGCGGGGGGAGCGCCGCGGTCGGCCGACGCCTGCGGCAGCGTCGGCACCGAGCTGCCGCGCGGCGACTGCGGGCCGTTCTGGCAGGTCGTCGCCGAGGACTTCAACGGTGACCGGGTGCCGCTGGGCGCGTTCAGCGACTGCGACCACCACGCCGACACCTCCGCCGCGTACTGCGAGGGACTCGAAGGCTCCTACCGCGACAACTGGTGGGCCTACCCCACCGGTTGGCGCGACACCTCCAACGACCGGGGCCGCGACGTCGTCGGCGTCTACCACCCGGAGGACACCGTGAGCGTGGGCCCTGCGGAGAACGGCGACGGCCGTATGCGCATCCGGATGTGGCGGCCCGCCGACGGAGGTCCTGTCCACGCCGCCGCTGTCGTACCGCGTGCCGTCATGCAGATGAAGTACGGCAAGTACAGCGCCCGCATCAAGGTGACCAAGCCGGCCCCCGGATACAAGTCGGCCTGGCTGCACTACGGCGGGGGCTGCGAGATGGACCACCCCGAGGGCAACTGGTCCGGATCCCTCACCGCCTTCCACCATCCGTGCGGCGGCGGCGAACAGGGCTACTTCCGCGGCGCCGACGAGTGGACCGAATGGCACACGGTGTCGACCGAATGGACGCCGGGGAATGTGCGCTTCTTCGTGGACGGACGGGAGACCGGTCACGACACCCGGGGCGTGCCGGACCACCCGCTGTCCTGGGTCCTGCAGAACGAGAGCGCGCTGGAAGGCCCGGGAGCGGAGCCCGGCAGCAGCGCTCAGCTGGAGATCACCTGGGTCGCCGCGTACGCGTACGACTGGAAGTAG
- a CDS encoding 2Fe-2S iron-sulfur cluster-binding protein, with product MGTDVFRSEVPLTVNGARCRLTVDHRSTLLDVLREQMGLTGAKKGCDHGQCGACTVLVDGRRANSCLLLAVAHEGCDITTVEGLRGGDGEGPHPVQRAFLERDAFQCGYCTPGQICSTVGALAEAAAGNASHVTDPGTDTGDPVELTRDEIRERLSGNLCRCGAYPHIVEAVEDVTR from the coding sequence ATGGGGACCGATGTGTTCCGCTCGGAAGTGCCCCTGACGGTGAACGGCGCGCGCTGCCGCCTCACCGTCGACCACCGTTCGACGCTGCTTGACGTACTGCGCGAACAGATGGGGCTCACCGGCGCCAAGAAGGGCTGTGATCACGGCCAGTGCGGTGCCTGCACCGTCCTCGTCGACGGCCGCCGCGCCAACAGCTGTCTGCTGCTGGCCGTCGCCCACGAGGGGTGCGACATCACCACCGTCGAAGGGCTGCGCGGCGGCGACGGCGAGGGCCCGCATCCCGTACAGCGTGCCTTTCTGGAGCGCGACGCCTTCCAGTGCGGCTACTGCACCCCGGGCCAGATCTGTTCGACCGTCGGCGCCCTGGCCGAGGCCGCGGCGGGCAACGCATCGCACGTGACCGATCCGGGTACGGACACCGGCGACCCCGTGGAGCTGACCAGGGACGAGATCCGTGAGCGGCTCAGCGGCAACCTCTGCCGCTGCGGCGCCTATCCGCACATCGTCGAGGCCGTCGAGGACGTGACCCGGTGA
- a CDS encoding SAM-dependent methyltransferase, whose amino-acid sequence MTDHATTPGPAAHQKIDTSVPHSARIWNYWLGGKDNYPVDEAAGDAYSAVFPGIVTVARSSRAFLRRNITCLVSEAGIGQFLDIGTGLPTVDNTHEVAQRLDPRTRIVYVDHDPMVLAHARALLTSTPEGATAYVDADLSDPDRILAAAAETLDLSRPTALILSNILGHVADYDQARAIVTRLMEGLPSGSYLSINDGSRGTDADYEQAQDAYNETGAVPYFLRPVDQIAAFFEGLELLDPGVVSVPFWRPAPDSPAPEPIGEHGGLARKP is encoded by the coding sequence ATGACCGACCACGCCACGACTCCCGGACCTGCCGCGCATCAGAAGATCGACACATCGGTGCCGCACTCGGCCCGCATCTGGAACTACTGGCTGGGCGGGAAGGACAACTACCCCGTCGACGAAGCGGCCGGCGACGCCTACAGCGCCGTCTTCCCCGGCATCGTCACCGTCGCCCGCAGCAGCCGCGCGTTCCTGCGCCGCAACATCACCTGTCTGGTCTCCGAGGCGGGCATCGGGCAGTTCCTCGACATCGGGACCGGTCTGCCGACCGTGGACAACACCCATGAGGTGGCCCAGCGGCTCGATCCCAGGACCAGGATCGTGTACGTCGACCACGACCCGATGGTCCTCGCGCACGCCCGTGCCCTGCTCACCTCCACGCCCGAGGGAGCGACCGCGTACGTCGACGCCGATCTGTCCGACCCCGACCGCATCCTGGCGGCCGCGGCCGAGACGCTCGACCTCTCCCGCCCCACCGCCCTGATCCTCAGCAACATCCTGGGGCACGTCGCCGACTACGACCAGGCGCGCGCCATCGTCACCCGTCTGATGGAAGGCCTGCCCTCCGGCAGCTACCTCTCCATCAACGACGGCTCCCGGGGCACCGACGCCGATTACGAACAGGCCCAGGACGCCTACAACGAAACCGGCGCCGTCCCCTACTTCCTGCGGCCCGTCGACCAGATCGCGGCGTTCTTCGAAGGCCTGGAACTCCTGGACCCCGGCGTCGTCTCGGTCCCCTTCTGGCGCCCGGCCCCCGACTCCCCCGCCCCGGAGCCCATCGGCGAACACGGCGGCCTGGCCCGCAAGCCGTGA
- a CDS encoding DUF6479 family protein has product MPLAASGTSSLMLIIGVVIVAVLLALFFFGRRQVTRRPNPPQQPQPRADSWEEPHDGPPQSR; this is encoded by the coding sequence ATGCCCCTCGCCGCAAGCGGAACCTCGTCGCTGATGCTGATCATCGGCGTGGTGATCGTCGCCGTACTGCTCGCCCTCTTCTTCTTCGGACGGCGACAGGTCACCCGACGCCCCAACCCACCGCAGCAGCCCCAGCCGCGCGCCGATTCCTGGGAGGAGCCCCACGACGGCCCTCCGCAGTCGCGCTAG
- a CDS encoding LLM class F420-dependent oxidoreductase, with product MVQFGYTMMTEQAGPRALVDDLVAAERAGFDFSVTSDHYFPWLDSQGHSPYAWSVLGAAAQATSRIPLMTYVTCPTVRYHPAVVAQKAATMQLLSEGRFRLGLGSGENLNEHVVGAGWPSPQVRLEMLEEAVDIIRALFAGDNVNHQGTHFDVANARLWDVPDELPPIGVAVSGGRSCALAGRLADLVIATEPKADLIEAFDRHGGSGKPRVGQLPVCYDTDKDAAIARAHDQFRWSVGGWPVNAELPGPSGFAGATQFVTREDIAKQIPCGDDVDAFVDAVRPFVEAGFTEVALVQVGGDQQRPFIDWAEKKLLPALRDL from the coding sequence ATGGTGCAATTCGGCTACACGATGATGACCGAGCAGGCGGGCCCTCGTGCCCTCGTCGACGACCTGGTCGCGGCGGAGCGGGCCGGGTTCGACTTCTCCGTCACCTCTGATCACTACTTCCCCTGGCTCGACTCGCAGGGGCACTCGCCCTACGCGTGGAGCGTGCTCGGCGCGGCGGCGCAGGCGACCTCGCGGATCCCGCTCATGACGTACGTGACCTGCCCGACCGTCCGCTATCACCCCGCCGTGGTGGCGCAGAAGGCCGCCACGATGCAGCTGCTCTCCGAGGGCCGCTTCCGGCTCGGGCTCGGCTCGGGCGAGAACCTCAACGAGCACGTGGTCGGCGCGGGCTGGCCGTCGCCGCAGGTCCGCCTGGAGATGCTCGAGGAGGCGGTGGACATCATCCGGGCGCTGTTCGCCGGCGACAACGTCAACCACCAGGGCACCCACTTCGACGTGGCGAACGCCCGTCTGTGGGATGTGCCCGACGAGCTGCCGCCCATTGGAGTGGCGGTTTCCGGCGGACGGTCCTGCGCGCTGGCCGGGCGCCTCGCCGACCTGGTCATCGCCACCGAACCCAAGGCCGATCTGATCGAGGCCTTCGACCGGCACGGCGGCAGCGGAAAACCGCGCGTCGGCCAGCTGCCCGTCTGCTACGACACCGACAAGGACGCGGCGATCGCCCGCGCGCACGACCAGTTCCGCTGGTCGGTCGGCGGCTGGCCCGTCAACGCCGAACTGCCCGGTCCCTCCGGCTTCGCGGGCGCCACCCAGTTCGTCACCCGTGAGGACATCGCGAAGCAGATCCCGTGCGGCGACGACGTCGACGCCTTCGTGGACGCCGTACGCCCCTTCGTCGAGGCGGGCTTCACGGAGGTCGCCCTCGTCCAGGTGGGCGGCGACCAGCAACGCCCCTTCATCGACTGGGCGGAGAAGAAGCTGCTGCCCGCGCTGCGCGACCTCTGA
- a CDS encoding NADP-dependent succinic semialdehyde dehydrogenase: MPIATVNPATGETLETFEPLEDAEVKRRVAAAHTAFGEYRTSTFAERARFLNRAADLLEEDNAFIARTMTTEMGKPIKAARAEAAKCVKAMRWYAERAEELLADEQPAQADVADSGATRAIVRYRPLGVVLAVMPWNFPLWQVVRFAAPALMAGNVGLLKHASNVPQTALYLDDLFRRAGFPEGCFQTLLVGSDAVEGILRDERVVAATLTGSEPAGRSVASTSGDEIKKTVLELGGSDPYLVLPSADIERAAATAVTARVQNNGQSCIAAKRFIVHADVYDAFRDRFVAGMRELTVGDPASEETDVGPLSTEQGRSDLEELVDDALARGATALCGGQRPKEQERGWYYSPTVLADVTEQMRIHREEAFGPVATLYRVANLDEAVTLANDSPFGLSSNVWTRDDADIERCVRDLQAGGVFFNGMTASHPGLPFGGIKRSGYGRELAGHGIREFCNATTVWYGPSDPDGKG, encoded by the coding sequence ATGCCCATCGCCACGGTCAATCCCGCCACCGGTGAGACGCTCGAAACTTTCGAGCCGCTTGAGGACGCGGAGGTCAAGCGCCGTGTGGCGGCGGCCCACACCGCGTTCGGCGAGTACCGCACCAGCACCTTCGCCGAGCGTGCCCGGTTCCTGAACCGGGCGGCCGACCTGCTGGAAGAGGACAACGCGTTCATCGCCCGGACCATGACCACCGAGATGGGCAAGCCCATCAAGGCGGCCAGGGCCGAAGCGGCCAAGTGCGTCAAGGCCATGCGCTGGTACGCCGAGCGGGCCGAAGAGCTGCTCGCGGACGAACAGCCCGCGCAGGCCGACGTGGCGGATTCCGGCGCGACCCGTGCGATCGTCCGCTATCGCCCGCTGGGCGTCGTGCTCGCCGTGATGCCGTGGAACTTCCCGCTCTGGCAGGTCGTGCGGTTCGCGGCTCCCGCCCTGATGGCGGGCAACGTCGGTCTGCTCAAGCACGCGTCGAACGTGCCGCAGACCGCCCTCTACCTCGATGACCTCTTCCGCCGCGCCGGGTTCCCCGAGGGCTGCTTCCAGACGCTCCTGGTCGGCTCGGACGCCGTCGAGGGCATCCTGCGCGACGAGCGGGTGGTCGCGGCGACCCTCACCGGCAGCGAACCGGCAGGACGCTCGGTGGCGTCCACCTCCGGCGACGAGATCAAGAAGACCGTCCTTGAACTGGGCGGCAGCGACCCCTACCTCGTCCTGCCGAGCGCCGACATCGAGCGTGCCGCCGCGACCGCGGTGACAGCCCGGGTGCAGAACAACGGGCAGTCCTGCATCGCCGCCAAACGCTTCATCGTGCACGCGGACGTCTATGACGCCTTCCGTGACCGATTCGTCGCGGGCATGCGGGAGTTGACCGTCGGCGACCCGGCGAGCGAGGAGACCGACGTGGGTCCGCTCTCCACCGAGCAGGGCCGCAGCGATCTGGAGGAGCTCGTCGACGACGCGCTCGCCCGCGGCGCCACCGCGCTGTGCGGCGGACAGCGCCCCAAGGAGCAGGAGCGGGGCTGGTACTACTCGCCCACCGTCCTCGCCGACGTGACCGAGCAGATGCGCATCCACCGGGAGGAGGCGTTCGGCCCGGTGGCCACGCTCTACCGCGTGGCGAACCTGGACGAGGCCGTGACCCTGGCCAACGACTCGCCGTTCGGGCTCAGCTCGAACGTGTGGACGCGCGACGACGCCGACATCGAACGCTGCGTACGGGACCTCCAGGCGGGCGGCGTCTTCTTCAACGGCATGACCGCCTCCCACCCCGGCCTGCCCTTCGGCGGCATCAAACGCTCGGGGTACGGACGCGAGTTGGCGGGCCACGGTATCCGCGAGTTCTGCAACGCCACGACGGTCTGGTACGGCCCGTCCGATCCGGACGGCAAGGGCTGA
- a CDS encoding xanthine dehydrogenase family protein molybdopterin-binding subunit: MPDTASALGASAERREGPQKVAGAARYAAEHTPEGCAYAWPVPATVARGAVTAVDDTAARELPGVVEVLTHLNAPRLEKPDDATLAVLQDARVPHRGWYVALVVADSPEAAREGAAAVQVTYAEEAHDVTLKADHPEAYVPEDEDGTSGEHVRGDAEGAFNSAPSRVDVAYRVPPLHNHPMEPHAATAHWRDGRLTVHDSSQGATTVRDVLAGLFALPEEQVTVVSEHVGGGFGSKGTPRPHVVLASMAARVTGRPVKLALPRRHLPAVVGHRSPTLHRVRLGAERDGRLTSVIHEVTAHTSRVKEFVETAAAATRVMYPSPHARTTHRVVPLDVPSPSWMRAPGEAPGMYALESAMDELAVTLGIDPVELRLRNDTQTEPDSSKPFSSRHLAECLREGARRFGWSERDPRPRSRAEGPVLVGSGVAAATYPVVVAPSRASAHAYPDGSFVVRVNATDIGTGARTVLAQVAADALGVPLDSVRAEIGSSDLPDAPLAGGSSGTASWGWAVHEACTRLAERLAGQQGQQLPPEGVGATADTTGDADADSAYARHAFGAHFAEVGVDTVSGEVRVRRLLGVYAAGRILNSRTARSQFIGAMTMGLGMALTEGSTMDAAFGDFAEADLAAYHVPAHADVPAIEAHWVDEDDPHLNPMGSKGIGEIGIVGTAAAIGNAVHHATGVRLRELPLTPDRVLAGGADGL, translated from the coding sequence ATGCCGGACACCGCCAGCGCCCTCGGGGCGTCCGCCGAGCGCAGGGAGGGCCCCCAGAAGGTGGCCGGGGCCGCCCGCTACGCCGCCGAGCACACCCCCGAGGGGTGCGCGTATGCCTGGCCGGTGCCCGCCACGGTGGCGCGCGGCGCGGTCACCGCCGTCGACGACACGGCGGCCAGGGAGCTGCCCGGCGTCGTCGAGGTCCTGACCCATCTGAACGCGCCGCGCCTGGAGAAGCCGGACGACGCGACGCTCGCCGTGCTGCAGGACGCACGTGTTCCGCACCGGGGCTGGTACGTCGCGCTCGTCGTCGCCGACAGTCCGGAGGCGGCACGCGAAGGCGCCGCGGCCGTCCAGGTCACCTACGCCGAGGAGGCGCACGACGTCACCCTGAAGGCCGATCACCCCGAGGCCTATGTGCCGGAGGACGAGGACGGCACCTCGGGGGAGCACGTCCGCGGCGACGCGGAGGGCGCGTTCAACTCCGCTCCCTCCCGCGTCGATGTCGCCTACCGGGTGCCGCCGCTGCACAACCACCCCATGGAGCCGCACGCGGCCACCGCCCACTGGCGGGACGGGCGGTTGACCGTGCACGACAGCAGCCAGGGCGCCACCACCGTCCGCGACGTCCTCGCGGGTCTGTTCGCGCTGCCCGAGGAGCAGGTCACTGTTGTCTCCGAGCACGTCGGCGGCGGCTTCGGCTCCAAGGGCACGCCACGCCCGCACGTGGTGCTTGCCTCGATGGCCGCCCGCGTGACGGGCAGGCCCGTCAAACTCGCCCTGCCGCGGCGCCATTTGCCGGCCGTGGTGGGCCACCGCTCGCCGACCCTGCACCGGGTGCGGCTGGGGGCGGAGAGGGACGGCAGGCTGACCTCCGTCATCCATGAGGTGACCGCGCACACCTCTCGCGTCAAGGAGTTCGTCGAGACGGCCGCCGCCGCCACGCGTGTCATGTACCCCTCGCCGCACGCCCGCACCACGCATCGCGTGGTGCCGCTCGACGTGCCGAGCCCGTCCTGGATGCGGGCCCCGGGCGAGGCGCCCGGCATGTACGCGCTGGAGTCGGCGATGGACGAGCTCGCCGTGACCCTCGGCATCGACCCCGTGGAGCTGCGGCTGCGCAACGACACGCAGACGGAGCCCGACTCCTCCAAGCCCTTCAGCAGCCGTCACCTCGCCGAGTGTCTGCGCGAGGGCGCCCGGCGCTTCGGCTGGTCCGAGCGCGACCCGCGCCCGCGGTCACGCGCCGAGGGGCCGGTCCTGGTGGGCAGCGGGGTCGCCGCGGCCACGTACCCGGTGGTCGTCGCGCCGTCCCGGGCGAGCGCCCACGCCTACCCGGACGGCAGCTTCGTGGTCCGCGTCAACGCCACCGACATCGGTACGGGCGCCCGCACCGTGCTGGCCCAGGTCGCCGCCGACGCGCTGGGCGTCCCGCTGGACTCCGTACGCGCCGAGATCGGCAGCAGCGACCTTCCGGACGCGCCGCTCGCGGGCGGTTCCTCCGGGACGGCCTCCTGGGGCTGGGCCGTCCACGAGGCCTGTACGCGACTTGCCGAACGCCTTGCCGGACAGCAGGGCCAGCAGCTGCCCCCGGAGGGCGTCGGCGCCACCGCCGACACGACGGGCGACGCCGACGCGGACAGCGCCTACGCCCGCCACGCCTTCGGCGCCCACTTCGCCGAGGTCGGCGTCGACACGGTGTCGGGCGAGGTACGGGTGCGCCGGCTGCTCGGGGTCTACGCGGCCGGTCGCATCCTCAACTCCCGTACCGCGCGCTCGCAGTTCATCGGGGCGATGACGATGGGCCTGGGGATGGCGCTGACCGAGGGCAGCACCATGGACGCGGCCTTCGGCGACTTCGCGGAGGCCGACCTCGCCGCCTACCACGTACCGGCGCACGCGGACGTACCCGCGATCGAGGCGCACTGGGTCGACGAGGACGACCCTCACCTCAACCCCATGGGCAGCAAGGGGATCGGGGAGATCGGCATCGTCGGGACGGCCGCGGCCATCGGCAACGCGGTGCACCACGCGACCGGCGTGCGGCTGCGCGAACTGCCTCTCACGCCGGACCGTGTCCTTGCGGGCGGTGCGGACGGTCTCTGA
- a CDS encoding FAD binding domain-containing protein, with translation MKPFRYVRAYSVEEAAAAHAGRPGSRYLGGGTNLVDLMKLGVERPGTLIDVSRLPLDSVEELPDGSVRAGGTVRNSDLAAHPLVRDRYPVLAQALLAGASGQLRNVATTGGNLLQRTRCPYFQDLSKPCNKREPGTGCGARDGVHRDHAVLGHSPQCIATHPSDMAVALAALDAQVELHGVRGRRTLPAAEFHRLPGGRPEQDTEIAPGELITGVLLPRATAGLPSAYRKARDRASYAFALASVAVVLDVEDSVVRQARIAFGGLAHRPWRARHAEEALRGGPPSDGAFLSAVDAELSAAEPLRDNAFKVRLARNLACDVLRRLTSS, from the coding sequence GTGAAGCCCTTCCGGTACGTGCGCGCCTACAGCGTCGAAGAGGCGGCCGCCGCCCACGCGGGCCGCCCGGGCTCCCGCTATCTGGGCGGCGGCACCAATCTCGTCGACCTGATGAAGCTGGGCGTCGAGCGCCCCGGGACGCTGATCGACGTGAGCAGGCTGCCGCTGGATTCGGTGGAGGAACTGCCCGACGGGTCCGTCCGCGCGGGCGGGACGGTGCGCAACAGCGACCTCGCCGCCCACCCGCTGGTGCGAGACCGCTACCCCGTGCTGGCCCAGGCGCTGCTCGCGGGAGCCTCGGGCCAGCTGCGCAACGTGGCCACGACCGGCGGCAACCTGCTCCAGCGCACCCGTTGTCCCTATTTCCAGGACCTGAGCAAACCGTGCAACAAGCGGGAGCCCGGCACCGGCTGCGGGGCACGCGACGGCGTCCACCGCGACCACGCGGTCCTCGGCCACTCGCCGCAGTGCATCGCCACCCACCCCTCCGACATGGCGGTCGCGCTCGCCGCGCTCGACGCCCAGGTGGAGCTGCACGGCGTCCGGGGCCGACGCACCCTGCCCGCCGCCGAGTTCCACCGCCTGCCCGGCGGCCGTCCGGAACAGGACACCGAGATCGCGCCCGGCGAGCTGATCACCGGCGTGCTGCTCCCGCGCGCGACCGCGGGGCTGCCCTCCGCCTACCGCAAGGCCCGCGACCGCGCCTCCTATGCCTTCGCGCTCGCCTCGGTGGCGGTGGTCCTGGACGTCGAGGACTCCGTCGTACGCCAGGCGCGGATCGCGTTCGGCGGCCTCGCCCACCGGCCCTGGCGTGCCCGGCACGCGGAGGAGGCGCTGCGTGGCGGGCCGCCGAGCGACGGGGCGTTCCTGAGCGCCGTGGACGCCGAGCTCTCCGCGGCCGAGCCGCTGCGGGACAACGCGTTCAAGGTGCGCCTCGCCCGCAATCTCGCGTGTGACGTCCTGCGCCGCCTCACCTCTTCGTGA